Below is a window of Vanacampus margaritifer isolate UIUO_Vmar chromosome 11, RoL_Vmar_1.0, whole genome shotgun sequence DNA.
CCTGTCTATTGTTTTTAGTTGGTATTGCGGCGAGCGCTGCGCCGCgctgttaaaaacaacaacaacaaaaaaaacgaggTTAAAACTTAGTGCAGCAGTCTTCTCGACTCTTAAACTTCAAAACGGCAAAGTTATAAGTGGTAGCCATCATGTAGATCAGCTGGTGGAAGAGAACAAGAGAAGGTGGTGAGAGAACATGCCGGCGTACTCGGACCGTCACCTCGCAACGTGAATAATAAATGGATCACACATGAGTCTAGACACGCAACGTTATGGGACACTCTTTCAGACATTTCCATGTATTCAGTTGGGTCAAAGTTCATGAGAATTTAGTAGGATTACGTATACAAAGTGTTGTCATGATAGTGGAACCGCTAAGGCAGTAGTTGGTTTCCTTAAGAGCGTCGTTTTGACTGTGAACCCAAACGTCGCCTCATGTTACGTAatcacaaaacaaattgatgaaAACGTTTTCGgatataattacaattatttcaaAAGAGGGACTGGCAAAAAAATGCTAAGTGAAGACCATTTGCCTTGGCAAATTCTGAATTGCACAACATCAGGGGAATtcaaagcgttaactcattgattaatcgcaaaaaaatgattgcattaatcatgtgttGACGcaaattaatcgcactattcattttgaccacagattatcctttagctgacagcggatggttacgttaaaggtagcacaggttgtattGCGTTAAAgtaaaagcatttaataaatgttttacattgtatgacattcagaatattgtattgaatacagggatctttttttttatttttcattttaaattatgcaagtaattaactgtttagaaaaagaggagaatgagAGTGTAAAGTGGATTCAAaaaaatgtcgaaagaattaacacataacgggtgctcttcaaatttggcgggcaaaacattttgatgaaaagcctttttaattaagcgattgaTCAAAAAGAtgtaattaatctgattaaaaaaataatcatcaatcATTAATACCCTAACCTCAGCCACCATAATACTATGGGGatttaaaaacagtattttattaaaaaaaaaaaaaaaaggccaataaGTGCATTAATAAGTTTGATAAGTCACTGTTATAGAAAACTACATCCAATTAACCCATTTTATAACCATTGctaacattttcctttttggcTAAACATCACTAATATGATTGCTTTTTAGTTATACATTTTTAGATATCCTGCTTTTGGATCATATTTCCTTGAAATTTGACTTTGTCCAATGCCAAgcttcaaatgaactttttgtacAAATTCCTTCTAACTTCTCATGAGAACACATTGCTAGCATACTTACACATGAATTGCTAAAATGAAATGAGTACAACCCGCACACATTTACACGGAACACATTTTTGTGTAAAGGATTTCTCACCAGAGCGATGACAGTGGCTCCGGCTCCAGCGCAGGCTACGATGTACAAGTGATATGACAGGTagaactgagaaaaaaaagaagaaaagaaaacattgcttcagtaaaaatgctaaccacaataacaataatgttgTTACTTGCTGTAGATTGCGTCTCACCTCGCTGGTGTTGCAGATGTCACCTAGCGTGGATCCGCAGGCCTTCCCCGGTGTTGCATTCCAAGGGATGATTCCTGAAACATATCTACGGGTCATTTTCAAACTTAAACCCCGCATCCAAAAATCGAACCTTGGGTTAAAGTAGCCCCAAAACCACAGCTACCCAATGAGTGGGTTACATACACAACCTAGCGTTGTCCAGATTTTGTTAATATTCCAATCTCGGCCGGAGGCCTTTTGGTAGCCTTGAACTCAGTTGCCAAGATGTCCGCCGCATCTTACCGTACTGACGGACGTCCACGCAGATGGAGTCGATGTCGGTGAGGTTGGACACGGACGACTTCATGGTGGCGCAGGTGGACCACATGTTGTAGAAGAGGAAGACGGGCACGGCGGAGAAGCCGAACACGCCCAGCCAGGCCACGCCCAGAATGTAGGTGAGGAACACAAactgaggacacacacacacccacaacaTCAGAATCCATCACAcacattaaaattattttacgatcaatgtgtatttatgtacataataatagtaatataatATTTGTAGTTGTTTATTGTCAAcagtttaaatttaattaaccaTAACGTTATGAGTACTGTATATCAATGacgataatgatgataatgtcTTAGGTgatgaaataatgaaataatacaaattattttcattgttaatgttttttttgtttgttttttacattgaatGTAAATTTTCGGGAGCCTACAAAAGGATGTTAttataatcataaaaataaaataaaaatttatttataaaagtgTTAGTGATAATATTATATAgaaatcaaattattattattattattataagaaaagagtattTTGATTTATAAATGTGCTTGTATTAATATATTGGAGTAATAATACAATGTTACATCATCAtagttaaatgttatttttataagGGGTacgtatttttcaaaaaaaaaaaaatccgaaataaaaaatatttttttcaaattataagaataatttcttaaataaaatgtgctatgaataataaaatgaagaaaataaagtgtatttttaaaaattatattgtattgtacatgTATTAATACCAAAGccataatataaaataaattcatacatatatatatatacacctttttttcccctcttttttttaagtatattttgGGCTTTTTAGCCTTTAAGTATCTCACAAAACTAAGCACAGCCCGCATATTTCTGAAGATAATCCAAGACAATGAAGAATAGTTACTGTACATCTTATGTACGAGTAAATGATACACCCATTCATATAAacacctggcaacaaaagtgagtatcaatattttgtgtggccACCAGTATTTTCCAGCACTGTCTTAATTTtctacatatatacataaaaaaaaaggggtcatGATTAGTCATAATAAGGTCAAAATATTTGCAATTTAGTGTGTCTGTAGGGCTCCGAAACCATAAAATCAGGTTTGCTCCAGATCTTTTGTAATGGCTCATCTAACCAggttataatttttatttcgtTCCCTTGCATCTATAAAAAGAACCGGTTAAGAACCGAGATCATAAGCAACCATGAGGTGTGCTTGACTTTCCCACAGTTCATCTTTTTCCTCAACTCCCGACAATCAGCTGCCGCATGCCGTCGGGCTGTTTACAAAAATACCATTCCGCTGATGCAGCGCCCGCAGATGGTGGTCTTGAACTCGCTGTGCAGCTCCTTGACGGCGCTGGTGGTGTAGAAGCCCTCCGCCAGCAGGATGATGCCGTACAGGAAGAAGAAGGAGGCGATGCCGTAGATGACGTACTGCATCAGCTGTATTCTGAAATCAGATGATAAAGCAGAGCGGCTGCTCACTTTTTGCTCCGAGTGTGGAGAGacacttgatgatgatgatgatgtctcTGGAGGAGCCGGATGAACTTTGCAAAGCAACAGAGGCCTCTAAATCAACGCGTGCACCAAACATGTCATTCCTCTTTTATTACCCAGGCTAATGGACGCTTTGTAACAAGGTCCATATTAGGACAGCTCTGGTCCAGTATTTGGAAAACTCTGCCGACTATAAATAGCCAGAAAAGGAGTTTGCTTTTTGTACATTTCTACTTTGGCTTTCTGAGGAAGATTACATCGCACACTGTGGATTCAAACATGCAACTCTAAATCAATGAATTAACCAATCAGGAGTTGAGCAAGACCCATGAATCTCAAAAAGACAGTTTGGGGAACTGCACGCTTCCAATTTTGTGGAAACGGTTCAGAAAAGGCCCTTTTCTGTTCCAATATGAATTCATGTTGCGTTCAAGAAAACCAGGAAAATCGGAAACATCCCGCCCAAGGCCTGACATTTGAGCGTGTCAAAGGatttaagtcaaataaaaaacaagacatgATTAACAGGGCTTTTAgacttgatttgtgttttttatagaTTGACTTTATGCAGAGAAGTTACGGCGCTATATTTAGACAAAAGATTCCATGCAACGGATTGTGATGAATGGCATCCATTCTCTATACCGCCTAAATTCATTAAAGTCACAGCTGCGCTTTTTGAACCTAAAATGGTCATAATGAAAACCCcccaataaatattatatttaaatacatgttgCATTGAATCAAATGAAATGGTCCCTGGCAGGAAAAAGTGAGTAAAAGTGGGCACTTGCTGCATATTTACTTCCATTTTTATTGAATACTTTTGCCAATACAATGCAGTTTGTAACTGTCTATTATATAAAGTAGATtacaaacaatgaaacaaagtgaaatatttcatgatttattctattttattattggATTTTGTTAATTATAgcttacaggaaaaaaaaaattcaagaaatgTTATTATTACATAAGAAATAAGTGATACTTATTGACTACAACTGCTAAAATTAATGAACTTTTCCACTCCACTCAACTCACTTTTATTCATAGAGCACTCTAAAAACGTCCAAAGTTCAAATAAAGTgttgaataaaatatatataaataaaagttgggaaaaacaaactgaaacaaAGGCCGAGTCTCATCATAAAGTTATATGCTCCCTCTTATGTGTTGAGAGGCGAGTGGCAATAATTTAAATCAACTGGAGAGGAGAggctggctgactccaaaataaAGTACATTAAAATTATCCAGCTGCAATGTGTTACTGTTAAAGGCATGATTTCCTGTTTCAAAAGTGAGtgctatctaaaaaaaaaaaaacacttcaggtGCCTGACGTGAATTAATTGCCGCACCAATTTGCCAATCAAAttttctacactctaaaaacagttgggtcagaaATAACCTAACtacgggtcaaaaatggaccgatcctctacttgggtctatttgacccaactttgagtttgttttttagtgtaaaactcataaatattggtcagatcctttacttgggtcaaaaaaaatgggtttttagagtgtacaataTTCAAACTTTTTGAGATGCACCTGTATGTACTCAGACACGGAGCGTGTGCGTTATCCCACTTACACGTCGGTGAGCATGGCGTGATCACTGGCGACCTTGGAGAAGTGACTTTCCAGGATGCTGACGGTTCCCGTTAGCGCCACGTGACCGCAGCCGCAGAAGAGGGCCACGCCGGAGAAGCACAGGATGGTCGCCACCAGCGACGCGTACGGCACGCCGCCTAAACATTTGATGCAGCACTCGAAGCAACctgaacacaaagcaaaaacagaATAGAGCGgtcagaaaaaaagtgtcactcACAACATCAACAGGATCGTAATGagtaaaacaaccaaaaaaaatctaatttaacgCAATCAGTCTATACAAAGTACAaagtttatatacagtattgtaccgataccagccaccgatacttgagacaataaaaatgtgacatcGAGTAAGTCCTCCTTGGCAGTAGTTTGTGTTATACTGTGGCAATTTAAGATATCAGCGAATCATCTGCgtcaaaatgaaatgttttgtttgtctgtttacatttgttgtcattgtgctaaatgaattttttttcttcttcattttttaagAGTAACTGCTTTTTTAGGggctcaaaaatgtaatatataggataaatgtgactgaaaaattatatatatatatatatatccatcattattagttttattaattATATCCTGTGAGTGGTCTTGTATTTTGgtcttgtattttttattgtcattttttcttgaaatgtattttataggATGATTTAccataaaacattttacataAATGTATCTAATTTTATGAATATTGAGAGGGATCATTCATGAACTTCTGATTATTTAATTTCcgcttagttttgtttttgataaacaaaaaatttgtgaaaagtattcattaacccattcactgccattgacgcctattcatttgaactatttctattagtttaacatttttttccccacttttgttaacaagagtatgaaaacctataatttttttattgcacatttagaacagatataaaatttgttattaatcgtgagttaactcgtgaagtcatgtgattaattacaataaaaaattgtaatcacccgacgcccctaatttttaataatcttttcttcttcttttttttatcgtgagttaactagtaaagtcatgcaattaattacgataacctaattttccccaaaaaaatcttaaaaaatagattttaaaaagaaaagattattaaaaattaggggcgtcaggcgattaaaagttctcatcgtagttaatcgcataactcacgattttatatctgttctaaacatacaataaaaaaattataggttttcattctcttgttaacaaaaatggaaaaaaaattaactaatagaaatagttcaaatgaattttttcaaatgaatttttttacatcaatggcagtgaatgagttaatttcccAAAATAATAATGGCAATAAACTCTAGCAACAGCCTAGTCTGCAAAGTTTACTTAACatacaatgggaaaaaaaagaaaaaagattgaaTCACATGATTTAAAGTTAAACCTTTATACTAAAACCAATTTCTAAATGACTTTACAACAAAATGATTGCCTTCAGCTTATGAATTCATACGCTCGATCAAAAGTCTGGCATAGCTTAGCTTGGCCTATTAACATATTATTTAACATGTCTCAAAAAAGCTCATCTGGTTTTGCGTCAAAAACATCAAAAGCTGCGAATGTCCTTGCAGCTTGTCATGGAAACGCACATGAATTTG
It encodes the following:
- the gpm6bb gene encoding glycoprotein M6Bb isoform X2, producing the protein MGCFECCIKCLGGVPYASLVATILCFSGVALFCGCGHVALTGTVSILESHFSKVASDHAMLTDVIQLMQYVIYGIASFFFLYGIILLAEGFYTTSAVKELHSEFKTTICGRCISGMFVFLTYILGVAWLGVFGFSAVPVFLFYNMWSTCATMKSSVSNLTDIDSICVDVRQYGIIPWNATPGKACGSTLGDICNTSEFYLSYHLYIVACAGAGATVIALLIYMMATTYNFAVLKFKSREDCCTKF
- the gpm6bb gene encoding glycoprotein M6Bb isoform X1, producing the protein MGCFECCIKCLGGVPYASLVATILCFSGVALFCGCGHVALTGTVSILESHFSKVASDHAMLTDVIQLMQYVIYGIASFFFLYGIILLAEGFYTTSAVKELHSEFKTTICGRCISGMFVFLTYILGVAWLGVFGFSAVPVFLFYNMWSTCATMKSSVSNLTDIDSICVDVRQYGIIPWNATPGKACGSTLGDICNTSEFYLSYHLYIVACAGAGATVIALIHFLMILSANWAYLKDASQMHAYQDIKMKEEQELQDITSRSKECLHSYT